A single genomic interval of Streptomyces graminofaciens harbors:
- a CDS encoding peptidoglycan-binding domain-containing protein — protein sequence MFTSATLVASLVLVGGVGGVGGTAAAAPQGPVTHGSRDICNFTISRPTLKLGSSGPAVRQAQCYLNHSLTGPDLTLDGVFGPVTDAATKRFQACAGIVRDGVVGAQTWSFLVFWANSTAFAC from the coding sequence TTGTTCACCAGTGCGACCTTGGTCGCCTCGCTCGTCCTGGTGGGAGGCGTGGGAGGCGTGGGAGGCACGGCCGCCGCGGCGCCCCAGGGCCCCGTCACACACGGCAGCCGGGACATCTGCAACTTCACCATCAGCCGGCCGACCCTCAAACTCGGCTCCTCGGGCCCCGCCGTCCGGCAGGCCCAGTGCTACCTGAACCACTCCCTGACGGGCCCCGACCTCACCCTGGACGGCGTCTTCGGCCCGGTCACCGACGCGGCCACGAAACGCTTCCAGGCCTGCGCGGGCATAGTCCGCGACGGTGTCGTCGGCGCCCAGACCTGGTCCTTCCTCGTCTTCTGGGCCAACTCGACGGCGTTCGCGTGCTGA
- a CDS encoding penicillin-binding transpeptidase domain-containing protein — MRKGVKIAIVGGVLVALVGGAGYGAYNFVDALGDGGTSAEKRTGPPSGDEVEETTEKFFAAWEKGDSVTASSYTNNAGDAGRMFTGYFDTARIDDVKIEAGAPTGAGKRTVPFSVKATVAYKGKSAALTYKSSLTVVRGKTTGRALVDWQPSVLHPELKKGDVLFTGEAAAPPIEPVDRDGAELTKEKYPSLGPVLDTLRERYGDKAGGTPGIELAIQHTTTEAADTTLLTLAKGKTGKLPTTISAKAQAAAEKAVKKYADSSVVAVQPSTGQVLAVANNRTKDAFNAAFEGKVAPGSTMKIITAAMLIDNGVTSMNGPAPCPDTAMWQSQTFHNLPGLKADETPKATLANSFMRSCNTAFIKLIDEKPLDDASLTKEAQERFGLGKDNWQTGITSFDGSVPPSTGPNRAANAIGQGEVQMNPLNMASVTATAITGQFRQPYLVSRELDDRDLATAKGLKQSTSAQLKQMMRLTATQGTAQPVMSKLTGDIGAKTGSAEVDGQASADSWFTGFRGDVAAAAMVEGGGRGGEAAGPVVVDVLRAG, encoded by the coding sequence ATGCGCAAGGGAGTCAAGATCGCCATCGTCGGCGGGGTGCTCGTGGCGCTGGTGGGGGGCGCCGGGTACGGGGCGTACAACTTCGTGGACGCGCTCGGCGACGGTGGTACGAGTGCGGAGAAACGGACCGGGCCACCCAGTGGCGACGAGGTCGAGGAGACCACCGAGAAGTTCTTCGCGGCCTGGGAGAAGGGCGACTCGGTCACGGCGTCCTCGTACACGAACAACGCCGGTGACGCCGGAAGGATGTTCACCGGCTACTTCGACACCGCGCGCATCGACGACGTGAAGATCGAGGCGGGTGCGCCCACCGGCGCCGGCAAGCGGACCGTTCCGTTCTCCGTCAAGGCCACCGTGGCGTACAAGGGCAAGAGCGCGGCGCTCACGTACAAGTCGTCCCTCACCGTCGTGCGCGGGAAGACCACCGGGCGGGCGCTGGTGGACTGGCAACCGTCCGTCCTGCACCCCGAGTTGAAGAAGGGCGACGTGCTGTTCACGGGGGAGGCCGCCGCCCCGCCCATCGAGCCGGTGGACCGTGACGGCGCCGAACTGACCAAGGAGAAGTACCCCTCCCTCGGGCCGGTCCTCGACACCCTGCGCGAGCGATACGGCGACAAGGCGGGCGGCACCCCCGGCATCGAGCTGGCGATCCAGCACACCACGACCGAGGCCGCGGACACCACGCTCCTCACCCTCGCCAAGGGCAAGACCGGCAAGCTGCCCACCACCATCAGCGCCAAGGCGCAGGCCGCCGCCGAGAAGGCCGTGAAGAAGTACGCCGACTCGTCGGTCGTCGCCGTGCAGCCCAGCACCGGCCAGGTGCTGGCCGTCGCCAACAACCGTACGAAGGACGCCTTCAACGCGGCCTTCGAGGGGAAGGTCGCCCCCGGCTCCACCATGAAGATCATCACCGCCGCGATGCTCATCGACAACGGCGTGACCTCGATGAACGGCCCCGCGCCCTGCCCGGACACCGCCATGTGGCAGAGCCAGACCTTCCACAACCTCCCGGGCCTGAAGGCCGACGAGACCCCGAAGGCCACCCTCGCCAACAGCTTCATGCGCTCCTGCAACACCGCCTTCATCAAGCTCATCGACGAGAAGCCGCTGGACGACGCCTCGCTGACGAAGGAGGCCCAGGAACGATTCGGGCTCGGCAAGGACAACTGGCAGACCGGCATCACCTCCTTCGACGGCAGCGTGCCGCCCTCCACCGGGCCGAACCGTGCCGCCAACGCCATCGGGCAGGGCGAGGTGCAGATGAACCCGCTGAACATGGCGTCGGTGACGGCGACCGCGATCACGGGGCAGTTCCGGCAGCCGTATCTCGTCTCGCGGGAGCTGGACGATCGTGATCTGGCCACGGCGAAGGGACTGAAGCAGAGCACGTCCGCGCAGCTCAAGCAGATGATGCGGCTTACGGCGACGCAGGGGACCGCTCAGCCGGTGATGTCCAAGCTGACTGGCGACATCGGGGCGAAGACCGGCTCCGCGGAGGTGGATGGGCAGGCGTCGGCGGACAGTTGGTTCACCGGGTTCCGGGGGGATGTGGCCGCCGCCGCGATGGTGGAGGGCGGTGGGCGCGGGGGCGAGGCTGCCGGGCCCGTTGTCGTGGATGTGCTGCGGGCGGGATGA
- a CDS encoding penicillin-binding transpeptidase domain-containing protein: MGKRRRVAERTSAAKSKRPLALGGMAAAVLGGGAFAVYYVFGGGAVAEVGSAGDAKAVKTGPLSASEVRTAATAFLTAWQGGSPAKAAAATDDSAAAKTALTGFTKDAHVKDVKLTRGKRAGDEVAFSVKGTVAYKGTSKPLAYESSLTVVRARKDGEPVVSWQPSVVHPALAEGDRLVTGEAGTPPVKALDRDGGEMTTKKYPSLGTVLDGLREKFGEKAGGKAGIELRVVRAKAEKGKKKTADKTLLELSEGTPGTVRTTLSPTLQAEAEKRVGATERASVVVMRPSTGEILAVANSNPNFNTAFQGSLAPGSTMKIVSSALLIDKGLASADKVHPCPKYSSYGGWKFQNDDKFEIKNGSFKASFARSCNTAFISQAKKLDDNSLTLEAQQVFGLGMNNWAIGVPTFDGSVPVQSAAPMAASLIGQGGVRMNPLNMASVVSTAKTGVFKQPYLVSPSVDGRALATASRPLSATVRSQLTELLRYTAAYGTAAEAMSGLGPDYGAKTGSAEVDGQEEPNGWFTAWKGDLASAGVVQEGGHGSESAGPIVAALLRAGG, translated from the coding sequence GTGGGTAAGAGAAGGCGGGTCGCCGAGCGGACGTCGGCGGCGAAGTCGAAGCGGCCGCTCGCACTGGGCGGGATGGCCGCCGCGGTGCTCGGCGGTGGCGCGTTCGCCGTGTACTACGTGTTCGGCGGCGGCGCGGTCGCCGAGGTCGGTTCAGCCGGTGACGCCAAGGCCGTGAAGACCGGCCCGCTGTCCGCCTCCGAGGTCCGTACGGCCGCCACCGCCTTCCTCACCGCCTGGCAGGGCGGCAGCCCCGCCAAGGCCGCCGCCGCGACCGACGACTCGGCGGCGGCGAAGACCGCGCTGACCGGCTTCACCAAGGACGCGCACGTCAAGGACGTGAAGCTGACCCGCGGCAAGCGCGCCGGCGACGAGGTCGCCTTCTCCGTCAAGGGCACGGTCGCCTACAAGGGCACGAGCAAGCCGCTCGCCTACGAGTCCTCCCTCACTGTCGTACGGGCGAGGAAGGACGGCGAGCCGGTGGTGAGCTGGCAGCCGTCCGTCGTCCATCCCGCGCTGGCCGAGGGCGACCGGCTGGTGACCGGCGAGGCGGGCACGCCTCCGGTGAAGGCCCTCGACCGGGACGGCGGCGAGATGACGACGAAGAAGTACCCCTCGCTCGGCACGGTGCTGGACGGGCTGCGGGAGAAGTTCGGTGAGAAGGCGGGCGGCAAGGCGGGCATCGAGCTGCGGGTCGTGCGCGCCAAGGCCGAGAAGGGCAAGAAGAAGACCGCCGACAAGACGCTGCTGGAGCTGAGCGAGGGCACGCCGGGCACCGTCAGAACCACGCTCAGCCCCACCCTCCAGGCCGAGGCCGAGAAGCGGGTCGGCGCCACCGAGCGGGCCTCGGTCGTCGTGATGCGCCCCTCGACCGGCGAGATCCTGGCCGTCGCGAACTCCAACCCGAACTTCAACACGGCCTTCCAGGGCTCCCTCGCCCCCGGCTCGACCATGAAGATCGTGTCGTCCGCGCTGCTCATCGACAAGGGGCTGGCCTCGGCGGACAAGGTCCACCCGTGCCCGAAGTACTCCTCGTACGGCGGCTGGAAGTTCCAGAACGACGACAAGTTCGAGATCAAGAACGGCTCGTTCAAGGCGAGTTTCGCCCGGTCCTGCAACACGGCCTTCATCTCGCAGGCGAAGAAACTCGACGACAACTCCCTGACCCTGGAGGCCCAGCAGGTCTTCGGCCTCGGTATGAACAACTGGGCCATCGGCGTGCCGACCTTCGACGGCTCCGTGCCGGTGCAGAGCGCGGCCCCGATGGCGGCGTCGCTGATCGGCCAGGGCGGGGTGCGGATGAACCCGCTGAACATGGCGTCCGTCGTATCGACGGCCAAGACGGGCGTCTTCAAGCAGCCGTATCTCGTCTCCCCGTCGGTCGACGGCCGCGCCCTCGCGACCGCCTCCCGTCCCCTGTCGGCCACGGTCCGCTCCCAGCTGACCGAACTCCTGCGGTACACGGCGGCGTACGGCACGGCCGCCGAGGCCATGTCCGGTCTCGGCCCCGACTACGGCGCCAAGACCGGTTCCGCCGAGGTCGACGGCCAGGAGGAGCCCAACGGCTGGTTCACGGCCTGGAAGGGCGATCTGGCCTCCGCCGGGGTGGTCCAGGAGGGCGGCCACGGCAGTGAGTCGGCGGGGCCGATCGTGGCGGCGCTGCTGCGCGCGGGCGGCTGA
- a CDS encoding RBBP9/YdeN family alpha/beta hydrolase translates to MTVNDRAFLILHGWQNHRPATHWQHWLADRLSDLGHEVAYPQLPEPDDPDLERWLAELDALLGELEGRSITVLCHSLACLLWLHAVAREDVLPGRNIDRVLLIAPPSADVAHRNPEIAEFAPPPLTPARLAEAAAYTRVVGSDNDPYCPRGAATEYAEPLGLPADVIPGQAHLNPDAGYGDWPSLLDWCLEPSAETYEKAAVEGRG, encoded by the coding sequence ATGACAGTCAACGACCGCGCCTTCCTCATCCTCCACGGCTGGCAGAACCACCGCCCGGCCACCCACTGGCAGCACTGGTTGGCAGACCGGCTCAGTGATCTGGGCCACGAGGTCGCCTACCCGCAGCTCCCGGAACCCGACGACCCCGACCTGGAGCGATGGCTCGCCGAACTCGACGCACTGCTGGGCGAGTTGGAGGGCAGATCCATCACCGTGCTCTGCCACAGCCTGGCCTGCCTGCTGTGGCTGCACGCGGTCGCCCGTGAGGACGTCCTGCCCGGCCGGAACATAGACCGCGTCCTCCTCATCGCCCCACCCTCCGCCGACGTCGCGCACCGGAACCCGGAGATCGCCGAGTTCGCCCCGCCCCCGCTGACGCCCGCCCGACTCGCCGAGGCCGCCGCGTACACCCGCGTCGTGGGCAGCGACAACGACCCGTACTGCCCGCGCGGCGCGGCCACCGAGTACGCCGAACCCCTGGGCCTGCCCGCCGACGTAATCCCGGGCCAGGCCCACCTCAACCCCGACGCGGGCTACGGCGACTGGCCGTCACTGCTCGACTGGTGCCTGGAGCCGTCGGCGGAGACGTACGAGAAGGCGGCCGTCGAGGGCCGCGGCTGA
- a CDS encoding YbaK/EbsC family protein, which translates to MTTNPSQDTADSGAHPRFAEALDTLGLGMLLGEVRRFPEATRTATEAAAAIGCELSQICKSLIFAADGVPVLVLMDGASRVDVERVRQELGADKVTRPRADVVRETTGYAIGGVPPFGHRTKTRVLADRSLLEHDVVWAAAGTPYTVFPMDPKSLIAHADGNLVDVREQSA; encoded by the coding sequence ATGACCACGAACCCCTCGCAGGACACCGCCGACTCCGGAGCCCACCCCCGTTTCGCCGAGGCACTCGACACGCTGGGGCTGGGGATGTTGCTCGGTGAGGTCCGGCGCTTCCCGGAGGCGACCCGGACCGCCACCGAGGCCGCCGCGGCGATCGGCTGCGAGCTGAGCCAGATCTGCAAGTCCCTGATCTTCGCGGCGGACGGCGTCCCGGTTCTGGTCCTGATGGACGGCGCCTCCCGCGTCGATGTCGAGCGCGTCCGGCAGGAGCTCGGCGCCGACAAGGTGACCCGGCCCAGGGCCGACGTCGTACGGGAGACGACCGGGTACGCGATCGGCGGTGTCCCGCCCTTCGGCCACCGGACGAAGACCCGCGTACTGGCCGACCGTTCGCTGCTGGAGCACGACGTGGTGTGGGCCGCGGCCGGTACGCCGTACACCGTCTTCCCCATGGACCCCAAGTCGCTGATCGCGCACGCCGACGGCAACCTCGTGGACGTGCGCGAGCAGAGCGCGTGA
- a CDS encoding EamA family transporter — protein MTPVVTAAVLLAAVTHAGWNAIAHRITDKLVGFTLIAGGGALIGFVAIPFVPVPAAGAWPYLIASAVIHLGYYILLMTSFRLGDFGQAYPLARGSAPLVVTVLAAVFAHEVPNGLAAAGIAVSCAGLTGVALWGMRGSRPHWAAIGAALATGLSIAAYTVVDGLGVRASGSAPGYIAWLMALEGLAIPAYALWRWRGGTVARLRPYAAVGLLGAALSVGAYGLVLWAQTKAELAPVAALRESSIIVGAAIGAVFFKERFGAPRIVAAGLLVVGIGLMLRAG, from the coding sequence GTGACGCCCGTCGTCACCGCGGCGGTGCTGCTCGCCGCGGTCACCCACGCCGGCTGGAACGCGATAGCCCACCGCATCACGGACAAGCTGGTCGGCTTCACGCTGATCGCGGGCGGCGGCGCGCTCATCGGGTTCGTCGCCATCCCGTTCGTACCGGTACCGGCGGCCGGCGCGTGGCCGTATCTGATCGCCTCCGCGGTGATCCACCTCGGCTACTACATCCTCCTGATGACGTCGTTCCGGCTCGGCGACTTCGGGCAGGCGTACCCCCTCGCCCGCGGCTCCGCGCCCCTCGTCGTGACCGTCCTCGCCGCCGTCTTCGCGCACGAGGTACCGAACGGCCTGGCGGCCGCCGGCATCGCGGTGAGCTGCGCCGGGCTGACCGGGGTCGCGCTGTGGGGCATGCGCGGCAGCAGGCCGCACTGGGCGGCGATCGGGGCGGCGCTGGCCACCGGCCTGTCGATCGCGGCGTACACGGTGGTGGACGGTCTGGGCGTACGGGCCTCGGGGTCCGCCCCGGGCTACATCGCCTGGCTGATGGCGCTGGAGGGGCTGGCGATCCCGGCGTACGCGCTCTGGCGCTGGCGGGGCGGGACGGTCGCGCGGCTGCGGCCGTACGCGGCGGTGGGGTTGCTGGGCGCCGCGCTGTCCGTGGGGGCGTACGGCCTCGTCCTGTGGGCGCAGACGAAGGCGGAGCTGGCGCCCGTCGCGGCGCTGCGCGAGTCGTCGATCATCGTGGGCGCGGCGATCGGTGCGGTGTTCTTCAAGGAGCGGTTCGGGGCTCCCCGGATCGTGGCGGCGGGGTTGCTGGTGGTGGGGATCGGCCTGATGCTGCGGGCCGGGTAG
- a CDS encoding DUF1876 domain-containing protein, which translates to MMHTAVGWHVELEFEEDEQRTRAAALVRLPDGNEVRANGYASRHRSDSNQPRVGEEIAGARALNELAMKLLTKAHGEIDDASGRTSHSIAL; encoded by the coding sequence ATGATGCACACCGCTGTCGGATGGCATGTCGAGCTGGAATTCGAGGAGGACGAACAGCGCACACGGGCGGCGGCCCTCGTACGGCTTCCCGACGGGAACGAGGTACGGGCCAACGGCTACGCCAGCCGCCACCGCTCCGACTCCAATCAGCCGCGGGTCGGCGAGGAGATAGCGGGGGCGAGGGCCCTCAACGAGCTGGCGATGAAACTGCTCACCAAGGCACACGGCGAGATCGACGACGCCTCGGGCAGGACGTCGCACTCGATAGCGCTCTGA
- a CDS encoding serine hydrolase domain-containing protein produces the protein MDVSGLVADGFEPVRDAFVRNFDTLGERGAAVAVYRQGRKVVDLWAGTRDFDGDLKDGGAPWEQDTAQIVRSATKGVAAAVLLLLRRRGELDLDAPVGEYWPEYKTAGKERTLVRHLLSHRAGVPVLDRPLTPAEAADPALGAAAVAAQAPVWEPGTDHGYHAQTFSWLTGELVRRVSGRAIGDWIADEIAEPLGLDLWVGLPAEEAGRVGRVGQVEAPVAAGALKTRPKRSVSEAYKDPGSLTRRAFAAITPLPDENDPAYRAAALPASNGIATAASLARFYAALIGEVEGGTRLFDPETVELARTEQSAGADRVLVVHTRFGLGYMLHGTASPLLSPTSFGHPGRGGALGFADPESGLAFGYVTNGFRKSVTADARAQALVRALRESRV, from the coding sequence GTGGACGTGAGCGGCCTGGTGGCCGACGGTTTCGAGCCGGTCAGGGACGCGTTCGTACGCAACTTCGACACGCTCGGCGAACGGGGCGCGGCGGTCGCCGTCTACCGCCAGGGCCGCAAGGTCGTCGATCTGTGGGCGGGCACGCGGGACTTCGACGGGGACCTGAAGGACGGTGGCGCGCCCTGGGAACAGGACACCGCGCAGATCGTCCGCTCGGCGACCAAGGGTGTCGCCGCCGCCGTACTCCTGCTGCTGCGCCGACGCGGGGAGCTGGACCTGGACGCGCCGGTCGGGGAGTACTGGCCGGAGTACAAGACGGCGGGCAAGGAACGGACGCTGGTGCGCCACCTGCTCTCCCACCGGGCCGGCGTCCCGGTCCTGGACCGGCCGCTGACCCCGGCGGAGGCGGCCGACCCGGCGCTCGGCGCGGCGGCGGTCGCCGCGCAGGCCCCCGTCTGGGAGCCGGGCACGGACCACGGCTATCACGCGCAGACGTTCAGCTGGCTCACCGGCGAACTGGTCAGGCGGGTCTCCGGGCGCGCGATCGGCGACTGGATCGCGGACGAGATCGCCGAGCCGCTGGGCCTGGACCTGTGGGTAGGGCTGCCCGCGGAGGAGGCGGGCCGGGTGGGCCGGGTCGGCCAGGTCGAGGCGCCGGTGGCGGCGGGCGCCCTGAAGACCCGCCCCAAGCGGTCGGTCTCCGAGGCCTACAAGGACCCCGGCTCCCTCACCCGCCGCGCCTTCGCCGCGATCACACCACTCCCGGACGAGAACGACCCGGCGTACCGCGCCGCCGCCCTGCCCGCCTCCAACGGCATCGCCACGGCCGCCTCCCTGGCCCGCTTCTACGCCGCGCTGATCGGCGAAGTCGAGGGCGGGACACGGCTGTTCGACCCCGAGACCGTCGAACTGGCCCGGACCGAGCAGTCCGCCGGCGCCGACCGCGTCCTCGTCGTCCACACCCGCTTCGGCCTCGGCTACATGCTCCACGGCACGGCCTCGCCCCTGCTGTCCCCCACGTCCTTCGGCCACCCCGGCCGAGGTGGTGCCCTCGGCTTCGCCGACCCCGAGTCGGGCCTCGCCTTCGGATACGTGACGAACGGCTTCCGCAAGAGCGTGACGGCGGACGCACGGGCGCAGGCGCTGGTGCGGGCGCTGCGGGAGTCTCGCGTCTAG